GACAAAGTTCCTGTTTTCGCCATGCCCAAGATGAAATCTTTTTTGGAGGATAATGGTCCTTGGAGTCAATTAGTTGCCAACGGAAATATAGACATCCATCCATTAGATCATGAAAATGAAGTGGAGCTAACGAACCAACTTAAAATAGTTCCTTTTGTCGTTCCACATCGAGATGAATATTCAGAAACAGTGGGGTATAAAATTTACGGGCCTAATAAAAGCGCTTTATTTATCCCGGATATTGATAAATGGTCCGTTTGGGATACGTCTGTAGTCGACCTGATAGGCCATGTTGATTATGCATTTTTGGATGCTACTTTTTTTGATGGAGAAGAACTGAACACACGCGACATATCGGGAATACCACACCCGTTCGTAATAGAAAGTCTAAAATTATTCGAATCCCTTTCGGCAAATGAAAAAAAGAAAATCCATTTTATACATTTTAACCACACCAATCCGTTACTAAAAGAAGACAGCTCTCAAACCCTAGAAGTGCTCGAGAAAGGCTTCCGCATTGCTCGTAAAGGAATGGTGTTCAAATTATAGACATTCTTCAAAAAGTGCACAAGACCAATTTATAGACCATATAGTTTTTCATACTTTTAAAAAAATGCAATCTACTTTGAAAACAATTCTTAAGAGTTTTTCGGTATTTGATGTATTTACCGTTCTCTCTCTCTTACTATTAATAGGGTGTGGAACGGAAAAGAGTGAATTGCCCCAAGAAAAATACTATGTTACCTGGTCCTCCTATTTGGGTGACCCGGGTCGCAGTCATTACTCTACCCTGTCCCAAATAACGAAGGAAAATGTGGGTCAACTTAAAGTCGCATGGACCTATGAAGCTCCGGATTGGGGACAAATGCAAATGAATCCCATCGTGGTAGATTCCATTCTTTATGGAGTTACTGCTGCGCTTCGTGTCGTTGCTTTAAATGCTGAAACGGGTAAGGAAATCTGGCAATTTGGGGATTCGGTGAAGGTATGGCATTCCACAAGCAGAGGGGTTTCTTATTGGGGAAGCGGGCAAGACAAACGCATTCTATGCACCCGTGGACCTCATCTTTTTGCTTTAAACGCCCTTAACGGAGAACCAATTTCTTCCTTTGGCGATAATGGAAAAATCGATTTGCGCTCCGGCATGCCGGACAATGCTAAAGATAAATTCGTAATATCCAATACACCCGGCACCATCTTCAAAGACTTAATAGTTATGCCGTTACGTGTTTCCGAAGGAGAAGGAGCCGCTCCTGGTGATGTCATGGCGTTCAATATAATTACGGGCAAGTTACAATGGGTCTTTCACACCATCCCATATCCAGGCGAAGAAGGTTTTGAAACGTGGGAGGATTCAACCGCTTACAAAAGTCCAATAATCGGAGCAGCGAACAACTGGGCCGGGATGGCCGTTGATGAAGAAGCGGAGATACTTTATGTTCCTACCGGTTCAGCAGCTCCAGATTTTTATGGCGGGGTGCGCTTGGGAAGCAATCTATATGCGAATTCCTTAGTAGCCCTGAATGCCAATACTGGAGAACGATTATGGCATTTTCAATTCACCCATCATGATATTTGGGATCGGGACCCTCCTGCTCCTCCAAATCTTTTGACAGTGGAACGAGATGGAAAAAAAATTCCCGCTGTTGCACAGGTCACTAAACAGGGTTATGTATTTGTCTTTAATAGACTAACAGGGGAGCCTCTTTTTGACATTAAAGAAACACCCGTGCCGCCATCGGGTCTAGATGGAGAGCAGGCATGGCCTACACAACCCATTCCTATTAAACCCAAGCCTTATGCTCGGATGTCACAAGACTTGATGGCAGAGGATATAAGCCCCTTTGCGAAAAACAGAGCGGAACTTTTGGACATCTTTAATACCGCTGACAAAAGACAATATGCCCCTCCCAATATTACCCCGAACCTGTTGTTGCCCGGATACGACGGAGGTGCCGAATGGGGGGGGCGGCTGCTGACCCCAATGAGGGCATTCTATATGTAAACTCCAATGAAATGCCCTGGATGTTACAAGTGGCTCCGAATACCACAATTGCCAGTAGCACCCCTTTAGGTGAGGCTACTTATCTCAAAAACTGTGTGAGTTGCCACCAAGTGGATAGGAAAGCAATGGCTGCTAGTGGATTTCCATCACTTATTGACCTCCAATTGAAGAAAGAAAAAAACGAAGTTTCCCAAATCATTACCAATGGCAAAGGTATGATGACTGGGTTTCCACAAATTAAAGGAGACGAACTGCAAGCACTTTTACGCTATTTGTACAACGAAGAGGTAAAACATACAGTGGCCACGAAAATAGTTGCTGATGAAGCTCAACAAGTTTTGTACAAACATACCGGGTACTCCAAATTTTTGGACAGTAACGGGCTACCGGGGATTGGTCCTCCCTGGGGTACCATGCATGCCATTGACTTGAACACTGGAGACTATAAATGGTCCATCCCTTTGGGCAATACTCTAGAGTTAGATGAAAAAGGCATCGGGACCGGAACGGAAAATTACGGCGGTCCAGTGGTTACGGAAAATGGACTGTTGTTCATTGGGGCGACCAAGGACGGTTACTTTCGAGTATTTGATAAGGAAAATGGAGCCCTTTTATGGGAATATCAACTTCCTGCGGCGGCATTTGCAACACCAGCAATGTATGAGGTTAATGGCAAGCAATACATTGCCATCGCCTGTGGTGGAGAAAAGTTGGGAACCAAAAAAGGAAATCAAATCATTGCCTTTGCTCTTGGGACACCTTGAACTATTTGGTAGATTTTTAGCTATTCGCAATTTGTTTCTTTGAAACCCCCTCCTTCACGTATCAATATTTTATAATCATTAAATTCCTTTTGCAAATCATAGTTTTGAAATTGATAATCAGGAGTATATACCACCTTATCCCAATAATCGGTTTTTGGTTCCGTAGCACGGAGGTCTTCTGTACGGGCCATCCAATTTTGTAATTCGTTTTGTAAAGTAGCTAGCACATCTTTATACTTCGGGTTATCGGCTACGTTTTTCAAATTATAAGGGTCATTTGCCAATACGTACAATTCTTCCGCAGGTCTTTTGGAAAAAGCTAGTGCAAAATAGTCTTTATCGCTAGGCTTACCCTCCATCATCATAATTGTGAATTTGGAAATAGAATTATCCACATCGCCATATTGACCTACTGAAATATGGACCTCAGGGTCCCCGGCGGGCCATCGGTCTGGTTCAAAATTCTTTATATATAGAAAATCCTTAGTGCGAACCGCTCTGGCCGGGTAACTCAAATCTCCTTTGCGGACATTGGCATGTCGCTCACGTTCTAAAAAAACCTTACTTCTGTAGATATTAGTCGATTTTTTATCGCCAAATAGTTCCATTAGACTATGCCCGCTAAATTCCTCCGGAATTTCGATTTTCGCCGCCTCAAGAAATGTAGGTCCGAAATCTATGAAGTTCATAAAATCCGAAATACGTATTCCCCCATCTATATGGTTCTTCCAATATATGGCAAGCGGCATTCGGGTTCCATAATCATATAGGTTGGCCTTTGCTCTTGGAAAGGGCATGCCGTTGTCACTGGTCATAACTATAAGGGTGTTATCCAATAATCCATGCTGCTCCAGCACATCTATTATATTTCCAGATTCACGATCAAATCGCTCAACCTCAAAATAATAGTCCATAATATCATTTCGCACACAAGGGGTGTCCGGAAGAAATCCTGGCACATTTATAGAAGCCGCTTCCATTCCCGTCTGTATTCCGGCATTGGTTTCGTAGGTGCGATGTGGATCCTGACTGCCAAACCAGTATACAAAGGGTTGGTCGTCCTTTCTATCGGATAAAAAGGTTTCAAAATCAATGTACTCATTTCCTGCAGGATTATGTTCGTATCCACCCGCTTTAAAATTGCCCGGACCCCAGCCTTTTCTGCTCATGCCCGTGTGATAGCCCGAGGTTTCCAGTAAGGATACCCAGTTCGGAAATTTCTTGGGTATGACCGACCATAAATTACCTGCGCTTTCGTTTTGGTGGGGATAGCGCCCTAAAAGAATACTGGCCCTTGAGGGCGAACAAGAAGGTGCGGAACAATAGGCATTTTCAAATAAGGCTCCCTCGTTGGCTAAACGGTCAAAAGTTGGTGTGCGAACGGTAGAGTCCCCATAGACTCCAGCATTTGGGTAAGACCAGTCATCCGCAATTAGGAATAGGATATTCGGTTTTACATAAGTCTCGCTAATTCCGATAGGTTTTGACTTTATGTTAGCTGACAAAACTATCGCCAAGACTATTAAGAACAGTAAACTGATGAACTTCCTATTTGATGCCGTTGGTAGTTTCATGTGTTTTATTTACATTCCGTTAAATATAACAATCCATTAGGAGATTTCGGTAGGGATCTTTCGTGTGCATTCCCCAGATACTGGATTAGAGGACTCATTAAAATATAAATTCTTAGTTCTACTTGAACATTATTATGATGAAATATGTCGTTCTTCTTCCTACACTTTTTTTGACATTACTTGCTTTGGGGCAGTCGGCTTTTAATGTGGGTGAAATTATAGATTCCATACCCGTGGCAGATTCAAATATCGAAAACTTCGCTCTCTATCTTCCAAGCAATTATTCCTCTGAAAAACTATCGTCAATCGTCTTTATTTTTGAACCGGCTGGACGTGGTAAAGTTGGTATCTCCCCGTTCCTGATTGCTTCTGAGAAATATGGTGTTATCTTGGTGTGTTCAAATAACTCTAAGAACGGTCCTTATGACCGCAACTTTATTATAGCCTCTCGCTTGTTTGATTATGTGTTCAGCCAATTCGCAATAAATAATGAACAGGTTTTCTTAAGTGGTTTTTCTGGGGGCTCAAGGATAGCCGCAAGTATTGCTTCCTTAAGTGATGGTATCGCCGGTGTCATAGGCTGCGGTGCCGGATTCTCCTTGCAGCCTGCTCATATGCCCTATGAAGCTGAATTCCTTTACGCGGGAATCTGTGGGAATCGAGACATGAACTACATTGAAATGCTGGATTTGATGCCTTTTCTAGAGCGTTTAAAGTTCCATAAAACCTTATTCACCTATGATGCCGCGCATCGTTGGCCTCCGGACGAAAAAATAGTAGAATCCTTTGACTGGCTATTTGTGGAGCTTCATAAAAAAGGTGTGGTTACGTTGGAAGAGAAACAGCTCAAGAATTTGTATGTCTCCGGTTACGATAAAGCGGAAAGGAAATTGAAAAATGGAGATGCTCTATTAGCGGTTGAAGATTTCAATAGACTACGACAGAATTTTGGTAGTATTTATGATTTGGACAGTGTCACGGCAAAAATCAAAACAATAAGAAATCAACCCGCATTCAGAATTGGTTCCAAAGAAAAATCTAAAGCCATTGCCTATGAACGGAAGTTAACAACGGTTTATTTTGAGCGTATTAAATCTGAGTATGTTAATCCTGAGGCATTAAATCTAGATTGGTGGAAAAAGGCATTTAAAAAACTGAAAAAGCAGTACGATAAAGGAGGTGAGGAAACCAAAAAGATGATTCACCGGCTGCGCTACAAAATATTTGCCAGTCTTTCGGAGCGTACAAATCCAAATATAAACCCAAAGAGTACCCAGAAGCAAAGGGAATACAGCAAAAAAATTATCACCCTCTTAAAGGTGACTATGTTACAATAAAATAATACCTTATCCTATAATACCAGTCAATGTCGTCCTTAATAAACAAATCAAAAGAATATGCGGATAGAAATGCCATTCTATCCCATGGCCAATACTATTCCTATGCCACACTTTTAAGTGTCACTAGAACAGTGGCGGCCCATCTTTTACAAGGAAGGAAGGACCTCAACCAAGACCCAATTACATATTTGGTACCACCTTCTTTTGAATATGTCGCCGTACAATGGGGAATATGGGCTGCAGGCGGAATTGCGGTTCCATTGTGCGTATTGCACCCATTGCCCTCCATACAATATGTCATAGAAGACACCAAGGCCCAAATGGTTATCGCACATCCGGATTATTTTGATTTTTTAAAGCCTTTAGAAAAAAAGACCGGTGTTAGAATCGTAGCGCTGAACACTATTTTAAGGGAAGCAACCGTCGATTTACCGCAAATTGCTCCGTTCCGAAGCGCCATGATTCTCTATACAAGTGGTACGACCAGTAAACCAAAGGGTGTAGTTACTACCCATGCAAATATTGAAGCTCAAATTACAACCCTGGTCAAAGCATGGGAATGGAAAAAGGAAGATCATATTCTCAATATTTTGCCCTTGCATCATGTGCATGGAATTATAAATGTATTGAGTTGTGCCCTATGGAGTGGTGCTTGCTGCGAGTTCCTGCCAAGATTCGATGCAGCAAGCGCTTGGGAGGTTGTTAAATCTGGAAGGTTAAGTCTCTTTATGGCGGTTCCCACGATATATTACAAACTTATTTCTTATTGGGAAAGCGCCGTAGACCAAGAGCAACAAGTACTTACAGCGGCGGCATCCAAGCTAAGGTTAATGGTTTCTGGTTCTGCGGCGCTTCCCGTAACCGTGTTGGAAAAATGGGAAGAAATTACGGGCCAGACACTTTTGGAACGTTATGGCATGACCGAGATTGGGATGGGGCTTTCTAATTCGTACCGGGGAGAACGCAGGCCGGGTCATGTGGGACTGCCATTACCTGGTGTTGATATGCGCTTAGTGGACTTGGACAATAATCCGGTTGAACCGGGAGCGCCTGGGGAATTTCAGATTAAGGGTCCAAGTGTATTTAAGGAATATTGGGGTAAACCTGATGCCACGGCAAAAGCTTTTACAAAAGATGGGTGGTTCATTACGGGTGATATTGGAGTGTTCAATGGTGGAATGTATAAAATATTGGGCCGGGACAGTGTTGATATTATTAAATCTGGAGGATACAAAATATCTGCCTTGGAGATTGAAGACGTGTTAAGAAAACACGTAGAGGTTGCTGATTGCGCCGTAGTGGGGTTACCCGACGAGGAATGGGGCGAAGTGGTTGCGGCGTGCATAATTGGCCAGAACCAAGCGGTAGATACCATAAAAATATCCGAATGGTTAAGAGCGTATCTTCCTGCCTACAAGGTTCCAAGAAGATTCATCGTGAAAAAGGAGCTGCCAAGAAATGTGCTTGGCAAGGTCACCAAAAATGAAGTAAAAAAAATGTTTAACTAGAAAAATACCAATAAGTGGGTTCGATTAGAAATCACGTCATGCCTACAAAGCCCTTCCGGGTATACATTGAACCTAATTCTAGATAAAAGAAAAAATTTAAGGCTTATGGATACACTAACACTTTTCCCTTATATCGGAATACTTGTTCTGGTAATAATAAATGCCCTTTTGGTACTGCGTAGGGACATTACTATAGATGAACAAGATGATAAGCCTAAAAAATAGTGGACTATTTCTATGAGCATTACGTAACGCTAATTCTTACCGCAATATATGTGGGGGGCTGTCTTTACGTTGGATGGTACTTTAAGAAAAAGGCGTCACAAGGTGTCGAGGGATATTATGTGGCCAAACGAGAAATTCCTGGCTGGGTCATTTCTTTAGCCTTTTTCTCAACATCCGCAAGTACGAACACATACATAGGACAGGCGGGAAAATCTTTTGAATATGGGTTGTCTTGGGCGTGGATGGGAATTATTTGGACCGTCTTTTGCATTATTTCCTGGCAGTTATTAGGTCCTAAAATGCGTTTTCAAACCGCACGCCTAAGATCATTTACCATCCCAGACTATTTTCACTTAAGGTACAAGAGTAACTTGGCAAAAAGCATTCGGGTTTTATCGGCTGTCATTATCCTTTTCGCGACCTTGTGGTACATGATTGGAATCGCCAAAGGCTGTGCCCACGTGCTTACGGCGGTATTGGACATTCCTTATGAATATGGTGCCTTTGGTATCATATTCATAACCTGCGCTTACACCATTTGGGGCGGGATGTATAGTGTGCTTTGGACAGATGCCATACAGGGTATTATTATGTTCGGGGTAGCCATTCTCATGTTGGCTATTCCATTCATATTCGTAGGGGGGTAGATAATCTTTTCGAGACAATTTCCAACACATCACATTTGACCAAGTCTGGGGCACCTATTCAATCAGGGTTAGTCACCTTTGGGGAACTTGTTTCCTTTTTGTACATATTGG
This sequence is a window from Maribacter aestuarii. Protein-coding genes within it:
- a CDS encoding MBL fold metallo-hydrolase, giving the protein MRALPLVLFTLLFFCNCKEEAKTNIPSNLATEDSKEAVSLVVLGTAQDAGSPQIACKKECCAQLFIDSSESREVVSLGIIDYNDNKSYLFEATPAITKQTKFLSETMNAESQELPNGIFLTHAHIGHYTGLMYLGKEAVNADKVPVFAMPKMKSFLEDNGPWSQLVANGNIDIHPLDHENEVELTNQLKIVPFVVPHRDEYSETVGYKIYGPNKSALFIPDIDKWSVWDTSVVDLIGHVDYAFLDATFFDGEELNTRDISGIPHPFVIESLKLFESLSANEKKKIHFIHFNHTNPLLKEDSSQTLEVLEKGFRIARKGMVFKL
- a CDS encoding PQQ-binding-like beta-propeller repeat protein → MKTILKSFSVFDVFTVLSLLLLIGCGTEKSELPQEKYYVTWSSYLGDPGRSHYSTLSQITKENVGQLKVAWTYEAPDWGQMQMNPIVVDSILYGVTAALRVVALNAETGKEIWQFGDSVKVWHSTSRGVSYWGSGQDKRILCTRGPHLFALNALNGEPISSFGDNGKIDLRSGMPDNAKDKFVISNTPGTIFKDLIVMPLRVSEGEGAAPGDVMAFNIITGKLQWVFHTIPYPGEEGFETWEDSTAYKSPIIGAANNWAGMAVDEEAEILYVPTGSAAPDFYGGVRLGSNLYANSLVALNANTGERLWHFQFTHHDIWDRDPPAPPNLLTVERDGKKIPAVAQVTKQGYVFVFNRLTGEPLFDIKETPVPPSGLDGEQAWPTQPIPIKPKPYARMSQDLMAEDISPFAKNRAELLDIFNTADKRQYAPPNITPNLLLPGYDGGAEWGGRLLTPMRAFYM
- a CDS encoding c-type cytochrome — its product is MLQVAPNTTIASSTPLGEATYLKNCVSCHQVDRKAMAASGFPSLIDLQLKKEKNEVSQIITNGKGMMTGFPQIKGDELQALLRYLYNEEVKHTVATKIVADEAQQVLYKHTGYSKFLDSNGLPGIGPPWGTMHAIDLNTGDYKWSIPLGNTLELDEKGIGTGTENYGGPVVTENGLLFIGATKDGYFRVFDKENGALLWEYQLPAAAFATPAMYEVNGKQYIAIACGGEKLGTKKGNQIIAFALGTP
- a CDS encoding sulfatase family protein, with the translated sequence MKLPTASNRKFISLLFLIVLAIVLSANIKSKPIGISETYVKPNILFLIADDWSYPNAGVYGDSTVRTPTFDRLANEGALFENAYCSAPSCSPSRASILLGRYPHQNESAGNLWSVIPKKFPNWVSLLETSGYHTGMSRKGWGPGNFKAGGYEHNPAGNEYIDFETFLSDRKDDQPFVYWFGSQDPHRTYETNAGIQTGMEAASINVPGFLPDTPCVRNDIMDYYFEVERFDRESGNIIDVLEQHGLLDNTLIVMTSDNGMPFPRAKANLYDYGTRMPLAIYWKNHIDGGIRISDFMNFIDFGPTFLEAAKIEIPEEFSGHSLMELFGDKKSTNIYRSKVFLERERHANVRKGDLSYPARAVRTKDFLYIKNFEPDRWPAGDPEVHISVGQYGDVDNSISKFTIMMMEGKPSDKDYFALAFSKRPAEELYVLANDPYNLKNVADNPKYKDVLATLQNELQNWMARTEDLRATEPKTDYWDKVVYTPDYQFQNYDLQKEFNDYKILIREGGGFKETNCE
- a CDS encoding acyl-CoA synthetase, which encodes MSSLINKSKEYADRNAILSHGQYYSYATLLSVTRTVAAHLLQGRKDLNQDPITYLVPPSFEYVAVQWGIWAAGGIAVPLCVLHPLPSIQYVIEDTKAQMVIAHPDYFDFLKPLEKKTGVRIVALNTILREATVDLPQIAPFRSAMILYTSGTTSKPKGVVTTHANIEAQITTLVKAWEWKKEDHILNILPLHHVHGIINVLSCALWSGACCEFLPRFDAASAWEVVKSGRLSLFMAVPTIYYKLISYWESAVDQEQQVLTAAASKLRLMVSGSAALPVTVLEKWEEITGQTLLERYGMTEIGMGLSNSYRGERRPGHVGLPLPGVDMRLVDLDNNPVEPGAPGEFQIKGPSVFKEYWGKPDATAKAFTKDGWFITGDIGVFNGGMYKILGRDSVDIIKSGGYKISALEIEDVLRKHVEVADCAVVGLPDEEWGEVVAACIIGQNQAVDTIKISEWLRAYLPAYKVPRRFIVKKELPRNVLGKVTKNEVKKMFN
- a CDS encoding sodium:solute symporter family transporter — protein: MDYFYEHYVTLILTAIYVGGCLYVGWYFKKKASQGVEGYYVAKREIPGWVISLAFFSTSASTNTYIGQAGKSFEYGLSWAWMGIIWTVFCIISWQLLGPKMRFQTARLRSFTIPDYFHLRYKSNLAKSIRVLSAVIILFATLWYMIGIAKGCAHVLTAVLDIPYEYGAFGIIFITCAYTIWGGMYSVLWTDAIQGIIMFGVAILMLAIPFIFVGG